A DNA window from Maribellus comscasis contains the following coding sequences:
- a CDS encoding helicase-related protein has product MELIDNVTNRLGDDLKQTIKKGSKLSIAASTFSIYAFEALKKELGKVDEFRFIFSSPTFVEEKLQKHSRQFYIPHILRESELCGGEFELRLMNQLNQRAIARECSKWVKEKVTFKSNKHNNQTIHGMVHVNNESSQDECAYSNITGFTTSDLGITHKKGFPTLIHKSDFPNSSAYLEWFNQIWENEEDLKDVTQQVQDYFESAYKENSPEFIYFITLYNIFNDFLDDISLDNLPNEQIGFKHSVVWNKLYNFQQDAVVGAINKLEKYKGCILADSVGLGKTFSALGVIKYYEMRNKDVLVLCPKKLEANWNMFRHNDKNNILAGDRFRYDVLFHTDLSRERGTSNGRNLESVNWGNYGLIVIDESHNFRNNNTVIGKENRYQKLLRKVIQEGIETKVLMLSATPVNNRFNDLRNQLALAYEGEAENIDSKLETEKGIDQIFRRAQQAFNIWSKYETAERTTEKLLDMLDFDFFELLDSLTIARSRKHITTYYDTTAIGKFPTRNKPVSIQSPLTENDDVTYTEIAERLTLLNLSIYTPLNYILPSKVPLYASLYDKEVRSGTGKLTQVDRENSLRILMRINLLKRIESSVDSFRITLEGIISQIENALKVMDKGDIEDFEGIQARVNDENFDWEADWGDEENVIGKKVKVHVADMDTTKWREDLQEDLDILNNLWGKVVDIRGKKDTKLQRLISLLDEKINNPFNEENKKAIIFTAFADTANYLFENIHPYLKEKYGINTAIVTGSRKLTTSKKIPADLNAILTCFSPLSKDKAQLYPKITESIDLLIATDCISEGQNLQDCDYLINYDIHWNPVRIIQRFGRIDRIGSKNDSITMVNFWPDVTLDSYINLKQRVENKMLISNMASTGDDNILNTDDKDLEYRKIQLQRLQDEVIDLEDLREGVSITDLGLNDFRVDLTNLIKVYGELKNIPEGLHAVVRASGQLEPGVVFVLKNVNSSVNINKLNRLHPYYLVYINNTGELVLGHVESKKILDAVRMLCKNTEEPIVNLCKQIIDETDDYYKMDKYSELLKKSIGTILQTEEEKEVLSLFKSGGTTALQEKIKGIEDFKLVSFLIVR; this is encoded by the coding sequence ATGGAGCTAATTGATAACGTAACCAATCGATTAGGGGATGATCTGAAACAGACCATCAAGAAAGGCTCAAAGCTAAGCATTGCAGCTTCTACCTTTTCAATTTATGCCTTCGAAGCCCTGAAAAAGGAATTGGGGAAAGTCGATGAATTTCGTTTCATTTTTAGCTCTCCAACATTCGTTGAAGAAAAACTTCAAAAACACAGCCGCCAGTTTTATATCCCTCATATTTTAAGAGAATCTGAATTATGTGGAGGGGAGTTTGAATTACGGCTAATGAATCAGCTTAATCAAAGAGCAATTGCCAGAGAGTGTTCCAAATGGGTAAAGGAAAAGGTTACGTTTAAATCTAATAAGCACAACAACCAAACCATTCATGGAATGGTACATGTGAATAACGAATCTTCGCAGGATGAATGTGCCTATTCTAATATCACAGGATTTACTACTTCCGATCTGGGAATCACACACAAAAAGGGATTCCCAACATTGATTCATAAATCTGATTTTCCAAACAGCAGTGCTTATCTTGAATGGTTCAACCAAATTTGGGAAAACGAGGAAGATTTGAAAGACGTAACCCAGCAAGTTCAGGATTATTTTGAAAGTGCTTACAAAGAAAATAGCCCTGAATTTATCTACTTTATTACGCTCTACAATATCTTTAATGATTTCCTGGACGATATTTCCTTGGACAATCTTCCCAACGAACAAATCGGGTTCAAACACTCGGTTGTCTGGAATAAACTCTACAACTTCCAGCAAGATGCGGTTGTTGGGGCTATTAATAAACTGGAAAAATACAAAGGGTGTATCCTGGCAGACAGCGTTGGTCTGGGGAAAACCTTTTCAGCCTTGGGTGTAATCAAGTATTACGAAATGAGGAACAAAGACGTTTTGGTTCTTTGTCCGAAAAAACTGGAAGCCAACTGGAACATGTTTCGGCACAACGACAAAAATAATATTCTTGCCGGAGATCGTTTTCGATACGATGTGCTTTTTCACACTGACCTTTCCAGAGAAAGGGGGACAAGCAACGGACGTAACCTTGAATCAGTAAACTGGGGGAATTACGGGTTAATTGTAATCGATGAATCTCATAACTTTAGAAATAACAATACCGTAATTGGGAAAGAAAATCGGTATCAAAAACTGTTAAGAAAAGTCATCCAGGAGGGGATCGAAACTAAAGTGCTTATGCTATCAGCAACCCCGGTAAACAACCGCTTTAACGACCTTCGAAATCAATTAGCACTAGCATACGAGGGCGAAGCAGAAAACATTGATAGCAAACTTGAAACAGAAAAGGGAATTGACCAGATTTTTAGACGAGCACAACAGGCATTTAATATTTGGAGTAAATACGAAACAGCAGAACGGACGACAGAAAAGCTTCTGGATATGTTGGATTTTGATTTCTTCGAATTGTTGGATTCGCTTACTATTGCTCGATCAAGGAAGCATATTACAACCTACTACGACACAACAGCCATTGGGAAATTCCCAACACGAAACAAACCAGTTTCCATTCAGAGTCCGCTTACCGAAAACGACGATGTTACCTACACGGAAATTGCCGAAAGATTAACCTTGCTTAATCTTTCTATATACACCCCGCTGAATTACATTTTGCCAAGCAAAGTGCCGCTTTATGCCAGTTTGTACGACAAAGAAGTACGATCCGGAACAGGAAAACTTACCCAGGTGGATCGTGAAAACAGTCTTCGTATTTTGATGCGAATCAACCTTCTCAAACGAATAGAAAGTTCAGTTGATTCTTTCAGAATTACTTTGGAAGGAATTATCTCACAGATTGAAAATGCCCTTAAAGTCATGGACAAAGGGGATATTGAAGATTTTGAAGGAATCCAGGCACGAGTAAATGACGAGAACTTTGATTGGGAAGCAGATTGGGGCGACGAAGAAAATGTAATTGGGAAGAAGGTGAAAGTTCATGTAGCGGATATGGACACCACAAAATGGAGAGAAGACCTGCAGGAAGACCTGGATATCCTAAATAATTTGTGGGGGAAAGTAGTTGATATTAGAGGAAAAAAGGACACCAAATTACAACGACTTATTAGTCTCCTGGATGAGAAGATAAATAATCCATTTAATGAAGAGAACAAGAAGGCAATAATTTTCACGGCGTTTGCCGACACAGCCAACTATCTTTTTGAAAACATTCACCCCTACCTAAAAGAGAAATATGGCATAAATACAGCCATTGTTACAGGATCTAGGAAACTTACCACATCCAAAAAAATACCAGCAGATTTGAATGCGATACTGACCTGTTTTTCACCGCTTTCAAAAGATAAAGCACAGCTTTATCCCAAAATCACGGAATCTATTGATTTACTTATTGCGACGGACTGTATTTCTGAAGGACAAAACCTACAAGATTGCGATTACCTGATTAATTACGACATTCACTGGAATCCGGTACGGATTATTCAAAGATTTGGACGTATTGATAGGATCGGCTCAAAGAACGACAGCATTACCATGGTCAACTTCTGGCCAGATGTTACGCTCGACTCTTATATCAACCTAAAACAACGGGTTGAGAATAAGATGCTGATCAGTAACATGGCTAGCACAGGCGATGACAACATACTCAATACGGACGATAAAGATTTGGAGTACCGGAAAATCCAGCTGCAAAGACTACAGGACGAGGTAATCGATCTTGAAGATTTACGGGAAGGCGTGAGCATTACCGACCTTGGACTAAATGATTTTAGGGTAGATTTAACGAACCTGATTAAAGTTTACGGGGAACTAAAAAATATCCCGGAAGGATTACATGCGGTTGTCCGCGCCAGCGGACAACTTGAACCAGGAGTTGTATTTGTACTTAAAAATGTGAATTCGAGCGTAAATATCAACAAATTAAACAGGCTACATCCGTATTATCTGGTTTATATCAACAATACGGGCGAACTTGTATTGGGGCATGTTGAATCCAAAAAAATTCTCGATGCAGTACGGATGCTCTGTAAAAACACAGAAGAACCAATAGTTAATCTTTGTAAGCAAATCATCGACGAAACCGATGATTATTACAAAATGGACAAATACTCAGAGCTTCTTAAAAAAAGTATTGGAACCATTCTCCAAACCGAGGAAGAGAAAGAAGTTTTGAGCTTATTTAAATCTGGAGGAACTACAGCCTTACAAGAGAAAATTAAGGGTATAGAAGATTTTAAATTAGTATCATTTTTAATAGTGAGGTAG
- a CDS encoding DUF4391 domain-containing protein, with the protein MSFFDFPNSTIVNRVVPKNKFDTFTSPKQKKQFTESVSKITWANKLSSETINLTAKDIEEIQIFKIELKKKDEISSLLEVIDKAIPYHIIFWVQFEDSAYLSTSSKHAHPLNENTAVIDWTFKSEWFEQADCPVKPTLKKSIDAVYKHICVQISGKQELAKKSLKSIIENQAKIHELNKEIEKLKTQISRSKQFKEKVALNLELKEKERELEKINNQ; encoded by the coding sequence ATGAGTTTTTTTGATTTTCCAAATAGCACAATAGTAAACCGGGTAGTTCCCAAAAATAAATTCGACACATTTACCAGCCCGAAACAGAAGAAGCAATTCACTGAAAGCGTTTCCAAGATTACCTGGGCAAACAAACTATCTTCTGAAACCATTAACCTCACTGCAAAAGATATTGAAGAGATTCAAATTTTTAAAATTGAGTTAAAAAAGAAAGATGAAATATCTTCCTTGTTGGAAGTTATAGATAAGGCGATTCCTTATCACATCATATTTTGGGTGCAGTTTGAAGATTCAGCATATCTTTCTACATCAAGCAAACATGCACATCCACTCAATGAAAACACAGCAGTAATAGATTGGACATTCAAAAGTGAATGGTTTGAACAAGCTGACTGCCCGGTTAAGCCTACCCTTAAAAAAAGCATTGATGCAGTGTACAAGCATATTTGTGTTCAAATTTCGGGGAAACAGGAACTTGCCAAAAAATCGCTAAAAAGCATCATTGAAAACCAAGCAAAAATTCACGAACTAAACAAAGAAATTGAAAAGCTCAAAACTCAAATTTCTAGAAGCAAACAGTTCAAAGAGAAGGTTGCTTTGAACTTAGAGTTGAAAGAAAAGGAGAGAGAACTAGAAAAGATCAATAACCAATAA
- a CDS encoding ATP-dependent nuclease translates to MKVRKIKIQNFRGIKNLDWNLNSNDNLVCLLGHGDSCKSSILKAIEFVFTPKWNLPIKDTDFFDCDSSNNIKIEITVGELSDQLNDELVAFYRYFKDGVFHNLAEKQQGDEKVVTVYLSIGGDLDPFWGIVDNEGNYDEEDRLSVGTRKLFNLVRLDKESHSNFSWKYDSPLLKPLSKEKRKEIKLKLVEIGRNARTAFDQSKLPQELKEQAKEIESIASSLAVGHAGFSPNVDIFSAEAICLHRGDIPMYMLGDGSQKIAALAIARYLMKKSKEEDQDGGFLLFDEFENSLEPHRLRYIISTFLKESRESRFQTFLVTHSSITVEELGTEQGLYIVRNIGEGEIEIHRISRGCIAAVRSTSEALFSKKIVICEGKTEFGLIKAFGRFWAKESQHNKPPEHHGVSIVDGKGSSMKKYLEKFKDMGYDVCVYKDNDTGDHALSDRAKALSLPVFEYQDGFRTEKIIFSESPKSLQDSLIDLYNTNKSGGEPVIDKKSVYNASDIDEIETKFHDRYRMTPDGNAKGMFRNIGHSEELGNMILEHWEDFDAESNFKKTLSNIEAWIYA, encoded by the coding sequence ATGAAAGTTAGAAAAATAAAAATTCAAAATTTCAGGGGCATAAAGAATCTTGATTGGAATTTAAATTCAAACGATAACCTAGTTTGTCTTTTGGGACATGGAGACTCATGTAAAAGTAGTATCCTTAAAGCAATTGAATTTGTATTTACGCCAAAATGGAATTTGCCGATAAAAGACACGGATTTTTTTGACTGTGATTCTTCAAACAACATTAAAATTGAAATAACTGTTGGTGAGTTATCAGATCAATTAAATGATGAACTTGTTGCATTTTATAGATATTTCAAAGATGGAGTGTTTCACAATTTAGCTGAGAAGCAACAGGGAGATGAAAAGGTGGTTACAGTGTATTTGTCTATTGGTGGAGACCTTGATCCATTCTGGGGAATAGTTGATAACGAGGGTAATTATGACGAAGAGGACAGACTTTCTGTTGGTACAAGAAAACTTTTTAATTTAGTACGCCTGGATAAAGAATCTCATAGTAATTTTTCATGGAAGTATGATTCCCCTTTACTGAAACCATTGAGCAAAGAAAAAAGAAAGGAAATTAAACTTAAGTTAGTTGAAATAGGTAGAAATGCCAGGACAGCATTTGATCAATCAAAACTGCCACAAGAACTTAAAGAACAGGCTAAAGAAATAGAAAGCATTGCCAGTTCGCTAGCTGTCGGACACGCAGGATTTTCTCCCAATGTTGATATTTTTTCAGCAGAAGCTATTTGTCTACACCGTGGGGATATTCCTATGTATATGCTTGGAGATGGAAGTCAAAAAATTGCTGCTTTAGCAATTGCAAGGTATCTCATGAAAAAATCGAAAGAAGAAGATCAAGATGGAGGCTTTTTACTTTTTGATGAATTTGAAAACAGTCTCGAACCACATAGATTGAGATATATAATTTCTACTTTTTTGAAGGAATCGAGAGAATCAAGATTTCAAACTTTTTTGGTTACTCATTCCTCAATTACAGTCGAAGAACTTGGCACAGAACAGGGATTATATATCGTTAGAAACATTGGCGAAGGTGAAATAGAAATTCACAGGATCTCTCGCGGCTGTATTGCCGCAGTAAGATCTACTTCAGAAGCACTTTTCTCAAAGAAAATTGTGATTTGTGAAGGTAAAACTGAGTTTGGTTTAATAAAAGCCTTTGGAAGATTTTGGGCAAAGGAATCACAACACAATAAGCCACCAGAACATCACGGCGTGTCCATCGTTGACGGGAAAGGAAGCAGTATGAAAAAATATTTAGAGAAATTTAAAGACATGGGCTATGACGTCTGTGTTTATAAGGATAATGATACAGGAGACCATGCCCTATCCGATAGAGCAAAAGCATTAAGCCTTCCCGTATTTGAATACCAAGATGGATTTCGAACGGAAAAAATTATTTTCTCAGAATCTCCCAAATCGCTTCAAGACTCATTAATTGATCTTTACAACACAAACAAATCTGGAGGGGAACCGGTAATTGATAAAAAAAGCGTTTATAATGCATCTGATATCGATGAAATTGAAACAAAATTTCATGATCGTTATAGAATGACACCAGATGGCAACGCAAAAGGGATGTTTAGAAATATTGGGCACTCAGAGGAACTTGGAAATATGATTTTAGAGCATTGGGAAGACTTTGATGCTGAATCAAATTTTAAGAAGACATTAAGTAATATTGAAGCTTGGATTTATGCCTGA